One genomic segment of Myxococcales bacterium includes these proteins:
- a CDS encoding serine/threonine protein kinase, which translates to MRSEPDGRTVTLAGGGDLAKLPQVGDVIANKYRVDAMLGQGGMGLVVAVTHLELGEPYAMKFLLPDATGSAEAVARFSREAKAAVRIKSEHVAQVSDVGNLPNGVPYIVMEYLTGHDLGELLRRDGPFPVTEAVDLILQASVGVAEAHARGIVHRDLKPSNLFLTQRLDGAPLVKVLDFGISKTAGDFGQAEITTSHAVLGSPAYMSPEQLRGAKNADARSDVWSLGVILFKLLTGEPPFEAETYASVIACILTDPPKDIRQLRPAIDKNLEAVLLHSLEKDAAQRFQNVGELAVALLPFGSEASRALVERIVRLGSLDRTPSATDLEAQRAASLARPSTNPTAKPWVANNRASNQPPAAAARRWRPLVLGVVAATLLGGIGLVVRAPSAPASGGPSGGPGGPPSAPASQPASPPGERSTPAGAAASVTDRVTTTPLAMLTASASASASASAPPSAPKALPTTPRGNRSGPRGTSTKLDPTAESH; encoded by the coding sequence GTGCGCTCCGAACCCGATGGAAGGACGGTGACCCTCGCCGGGGGTGGCGACCTGGCGAAGCTCCCCCAAGTCGGCGACGTCATCGCCAACAAGTACCGTGTCGACGCGATGCTTGGTCAGGGTGGCATGGGCCTCGTCGTCGCGGTCACGCACCTCGAGCTCGGCGAGCCGTACGCGATGAAGTTCTTGCTACCCGACGCCACCGGCAGCGCAGAAGCGGTCGCGCGCTTCTCTCGCGAGGCCAAAGCGGCGGTGCGCATCAAGAGCGAACACGTGGCGCAGGTCAGCGACGTGGGCAACCTACCCAACGGGGTGCCCTACATCGTGATGGAGTACCTGACGGGGCACGACCTCGGCGAGTTGCTCCGGCGCGATGGGCCGTTCCCGGTCACAGAAGCCGTCGACCTCATCCTTCAGGCGTCCGTTGGCGTGGCCGAGGCGCATGCCCGCGGCATCGTCCACCGCGACCTCAAGCCGTCGAACCTCTTTCTGACCCAACGCCTGGACGGCGCGCCGCTGGTGAAGGTGCTCGACTTCGGGATTTCGAAGACCGCTGGTGACTTCGGTCAGGCGGAGATCACGACATCGCACGCGGTCCTGGGCTCGCCCGCGTACATGTCGCCCGAGCAGCTGCGCGGCGCCAAGAACGCCGATGCGCGCTCCGACGTGTGGTCCCTCGGTGTGATTCTCTTCAAGCTCCTCACCGGTGAGCCTCCCTTCGAAGCGGAGACCTACGCGAGCGTCATCGCCTGCATCCTCACCGATCCGCCCAAAGACATTCGTCAGCTGCGCCCGGCCATCGACAAGAACCTTGAGGCCGTGCTCCTCCACTCGCTCGAGAAGGACGCCGCGCAGCGCTTCCAGAACGTCGGGGAGCTGGCCGTCGCGTTGCTCCCCTTCGGCAGCGAAGCATCGAGAGCCCTCGTGGAGCGAATCGTCCGCCTCGGAAGCCTCGACCGCACGCCCTCGGCGACCGATCTCGAGGCCCAACGCGCCGCGAGCCTTGCCCGACCGTCGACCAACCCAACGGCAAAACCCTGGGTCGCCAACAACCGGGCGTCGAACCAACCTCCGGCTGCGGCCGCGCGGCGCTGGCGACCGCTCGTGCTCGGTGTCGTCGCGGCGACGCTGCTAGGAGGGATCGGTCTCGTGGTGCGCGCCCCTTCAGCTCCCGCATCTGGTGGCCCGTCTGGTGGCCCTGGAGGGCCCCCGTCCGCTCCCGCGAGTCAACCAGCGTCACCTCCCGGCGAGCGCTCGACACCGGCCGGGGCCGCGGCCAGCGTGACGGACAGGGTCACGACGACGCCGCTCGCCATGCTCACCGCGTCGGCGTCGGCGTCGGCGTCGGCGTCGGCGCCGCCCAGTGCGCCCAAGGCCTTGCCGACGACACCCCGGGGAAATAGGAGCGGGCCCAGGGGCACGAGCACGAAGCTCGACCCAACGGCTGAAAGCCACTAG
- a CDS encoding serine/threonine protein kinase — MATAVRANVVVTGRLRHLAAVAAVLAGLGATAFVFASENWQGDPDGALLLRLLAPLLLVFGLGGGYWLARTGAAREGVVRVDARGISVDDTPILAATELPRTARVYAPSRVRLSAAGRTLVMRTESTEGAALLAQALLDEHGIVLQTWGFVHRRARVPAGHLALLSGGLTTAVVAARLDWSGDEPRLALVLLVAMLTWTCALVFGALRAADAAVRGRFLQVFATDVRVRSSAFGATRVVARPLPKRERERGRFTLGDLTFDDAATRGREGDAGLLSRLVPLREERAVPSRPGPHDLGVVDATSEGILDIADARTFSTTGNSDPLTALLGDAAAATSIVGMRAALAPGELIAGRFRIRESAPDRRHFADDTATRAALLLEIVPARAVESGAGERRFAERAELAAKVEHEHLGALVAVGAADQGHYFAWRWRGRALAEALVAGPLALPDAVQAVARVAMALDAAHAAGVLHLDLSPSNVYVDGPATTLVGLGAAEARMAGARGKDGRVIGSPPYMAPEQCRGERPSKETDVWGLGVLLFELASGRPPFIATRATTELSTLTEIFSKVLLDAPPRLLDLRPDAPRALATLVDACLEKDRDKRPRGARAVADALFDILQTLS; from the coding sequence ATGGCGACGGCGGTCCGAGCGAACGTTGTCGTCACCGGGCGCCTGCGACATCTCGCAGCCGTGGCTGCCGTGCTCGCGGGTCTCGGGGCAACGGCCTTCGTCTTTGCCTCCGAGAACTGGCAGGGCGACCCCGACGGCGCGCTGCTCTTGCGTCTCCTCGCGCCGCTCCTTCTCGTCTTCGGCTTGGGCGGCGGCTATTGGCTCGCTCGCACGGGCGCGGCGCGCGAGGGAGTCGTTCGCGTCGATGCCCGCGGCATCTCGGTCGACGACACGCCGATCTTGGCCGCCACCGAGCTGCCGCGCACGGCGCGCGTCTACGCGCCAAGTCGCGTTCGCCTCTCGGCCGCCGGCCGCACGTTGGTGATGCGCACCGAAAGCACCGAAGGCGCGGCCCTGCTGGCGCAGGCCCTGCTCGACGAGCATGGCATCGTCTTGCAGACGTGGGGCTTCGTTCACCGCCGGGCGCGCGTGCCCGCGGGCCACCTCGCGCTCTTGAGCGGCGGACTCACGACCGCCGTCGTTGCTGCGCGCCTCGATTGGAGCGGCGACGAGCCGCGGCTCGCGTTGGTGCTGCTCGTGGCGATGTTGACCTGGACCTGCGCGCTCGTCTTCGGCGCGCTGCGGGCCGCCGACGCCGCGGTGCGCGGAAGGTTCCTGCAGGTGTTCGCCACCGACGTCCGCGTTCGCTCATCGGCATTTGGTGCCACGCGCGTCGTCGCCCGCCCGCTGCCCAAACGAGAACGCGAACGCGGGCGCTTCACCCTTGGCGACCTCACCTTCGACGACGCGGCGACACGTGGCCGCGAGGGAGACGCTGGCCTACTCTCGCGCCTCGTGCCGCTGCGGGAGGAGCGTGCCGTTCCATCGAGGCCGGGCCCCCACGACCTCGGCGTCGTGGACGCCACGAGCGAGGGCATCCTCGACATCGCCGACGCGCGCACCTTCTCGACGACGGGCAACAGCGATCCGCTCACGGCCCTGCTCGGCGACGCGGCCGCCGCCACCTCCATCGTGGGCATGAGGGCCGCGCTCGCGCCCGGCGAGCTCATAGCCGGTCGCTTTCGCATTCGCGAATCGGCCCCCGATCGCCGTCACTTCGCCGACGACACGGCGACGAGGGCCGCGTTGCTCCTCGAGATCGTGCCCGCTCGCGCCGTCGAGTCGGGCGCGGGAGAGCGTCGCTTCGCGGAGCGCGCCGAGCTGGCTGCGAAAGTCGAACACGAACACTTGGGTGCGCTCGTCGCCGTCGGCGCCGCGGACCAAGGTCACTACTTCGCGTGGCGATGGAGAGGCCGCGCCCTCGCCGAAGCGCTCGTCGCTGGCCCGCTCGCGCTCCCCGACGCGGTCCAAGCGGTCGCGCGCGTAGCGATGGCACTCGACGCCGCGCATGCCGCCGGTGTCTTGCACCTGGATCTGTCGCCGTCCAACGTCTACGTCGACGGTCCCGCCACGACGCTCGTCGGGCTCGGCGCCGCCGAGGCGCGAATGGCGGGCGCGCGCGGCAAGGATGGTCGCGTCATCGGGTCGCCGCCCTACATGGCCCCGGAGCAATGCCGCGGCGAGCGCCCCTCAAAGGAGACCGACGTTTGGGGGCTCGGCGTCTTGCTCTTCGAGCTGGCTTCCGGGCGTCCGCCGTTCATCGCGACGCGCGCGACAACGGAGCTCTCGACGCTCACGGAGATCTTCTCCAAAGTCTTGCTCGACGCGCCGCCTCGCCTGCTTGACCTTCGGCCCGACGCGCCCCGCGCTCTCGCGACGCTCGTCGACGCCTGCCTCGAGAAGGACCGCGACAAGCGTCCGCGAGGCGCCCGCGCCGTGGCCGACGCGCTCTTCGACATCCTCCAGACGTTGTCTTGA